The Bordetella sp. FB-8 genome includes a window with the following:
- the bamC gene encoding outer membrane protein assembly factor BamC, with amino-acid sequence MKKRHAGRWVKPAASIALALSLAQLAGCDSINNAMGTNEPIDYKSAHSSEPLSIPPDLTQAASDPRYRAPDMGGATSYNQYQQQSKTAAAAVASGESGGSVLPQRSDMRIERDGDLRWLVIDHPPNQVFPKLVDFWTSVGFTLTTNDPQAGLLQTDWAENRAKVDDSLMYKLLGSFMSSAFDSGERERFRTRIERVNGHTEVYITHEQMIQKMENNSPSALAVWTNGKPDPGLDAAMMARLMVYLGTSTDRARQLLAQSQAVSNGPATKLTAQDGVSELTIGEPFDRAWRRVGVTLDSGGFTVKDRNRTAGDYYISYLDTDTGVRPQDPNIFSRYLFGAKSATAPEYRLHLSNDGGAQTQVTVLDQNGARDTTVTAQRILSVLKSKMQQM; translated from the coding sequence ATGAAAAAGCGTCATGCCGGGCGTTGGGTTAAGCCCGCGGCATCGATTGCATTGGCCCTGAGCCTGGCTCAGCTGGCCGGCTGCGACAGCATCAACAATGCCATGGGCACCAACGAGCCTATCGATTACAAGAGCGCTCATTCCAGCGAGCCCTTGAGCATCCCGCCCGACCTGACCCAGGCGGCTTCTGATCCTCGCTATCGGGCACCGGACATGGGCGGCGCCACGTCATATAACCAATATCAGCAGCAGAGCAAGACGGCTGCCGCGGCGGTCGCCTCAGGTGAATCGGGCGGCAGCGTGCTGCCCCAGCGCAGCGACATGCGCATCGAGCGCGACGGCGACCTGCGCTGGCTGGTGATCGACCATCCGCCAAACCAAGTCTTCCCCAAGCTGGTGGATTTCTGGACGAGCGTGGGCTTTACGCTGACCACCAACGATCCGCAGGCCGGCTTGCTGCAGACCGATTGGGCCGAAAACCGTGCCAAGGTCGACGACAGCCTGATGTACAAATTGCTGGGTTCGTTCATGAGCAGCGCCTTCGACAGCGGCGAGCGCGAGCGCTTTCGCACGCGCATCGAACGGGTGAACGGTCACACCGAGGTCTACATCACCCATGAGCAGATGATCCAGAAGATGGAGAACAACAGTCCGAGCGCCCTGGCGGTCTGGACGAACGGCAAGCCGGACCCCGGTCTGGATGCCGCCATGATGGCGCGCCTGATGGTCTATCTGGGTACGAGCACCGACCGCGCCCGTCAGTTGCTGGCGCAGTCGCAGGCCGTCTCCAATGGCCCCGCCACCAAGCTGACCGCCCAGGACGGTGTGTCCGAGCTCACCATTGGCGAGCCGTTCGATCGTGCCTGGCGTCGCGTGGGCGTGACGCTGGACTCCGGCGGCTTCACGGTGAAGGATCGCAACCGCACCGCGGGCGACTACTACATCAGCTATCTGGACACCGATACGGGTGTGCGCCCCCAGGATCCCAATATCTTCAGCCGCTACCTGTTCGGCGCCAAGTCCGCCACGGCGCCGGAATACCGCCTGCACTTGAGTAACGACGGCGGGGCGCAAACGCAAGTGACCGTGCTCGATCAGAATGGCGCGCGCGACACCACGGTGACCGCCCAGCGCATCTTGAGCGTGCTCAAGAGCAAGATGCAGCAGATGTAA